One genomic segment of Mycolicibacterium gilvum includes these proteins:
- the sucC gene encoding ADP-forming succinate--CoA ligase subunit beta — MDLFEYQAKELFAKHNVPTTPGRVTDSAEDAKAIATEIGKPVMVKAQVKVGGRGKAGGVKYAATPDDAFTHAQNILGLDIKGHVVKKLLVAEASDIAEEYYISFLLDRSNRTYLAMCSVEGGMEIEEVAATKPDRLAKVPVNAVKGVDLAFAREIAEKGHLPAEVLDAAAVTIQKLWEVFTKEDATLVEVNPLVRTPDDQILALDGKVTLDANADFRQEGHKEFEDKDATDPLELKAKENDLNYVKLDGEVGIIGNGAGLVMSTLDVVAYAGEKHGGVKPANFLDIGGGASAEVMANGLDVILNDSQVKSVFVNVFGGITSCDAVANGIVKALEILGDEANKPLVVRLDGNNVDEGRRILAEANHPLVVQAETMDSGADKAAELANK, encoded by the coding sequence ATGGACCTCTTCGAGTATCAGGCGAAAGAGCTCTTCGCCAAGCACAACGTTCCCACCACGCCCGGCCGCGTCACCGACTCTGCCGAGGACGCGAAGGCCATCGCCACCGAGATCGGCAAGCCCGTCATGGTCAAGGCGCAGGTCAAGGTCGGCGGCCGTGGCAAGGCCGGTGGCGTGAAGTACGCCGCCACCCCGGACGACGCGTTCACCCACGCACAGAACATCCTGGGCCTCGACATCAAGGGCCACGTCGTCAAGAAGCTGCTCGTCGCCGAGGCCAGCGACATCGCCGAGGAGTACTACATCTCCTTCCTGCTCGACCGCTCCAACCGCACCTACCTGGCCATGTGCTCGGTCGAGGGCGGCATGGAGATCGAAGAGGTCGCCGCGACCAAGCCCGACCGCCTCGCCAAGGTGCCCGTCAACGCCGTCAAGGGTGTCGACCTCGCCTTCGCCCGGGAGATCGCCGAGAAGGGCCACCTGCCCGCCGAGGTGCTCGACGCGGCGGCCGTGACGATCCAGAAGCTCTGGGAGGTGTTCACGAAGGAGGACGCCACCCTGGTCGAGGTGAACCCGCTCGTGCGTACGCCGGACGACCAGATCCTGGCGCTGGACGGCAAGGTCACCCTGGACGCGAACGCGGACTTCCGCCAGGAGGGCCACAAGGAGTTCGAGGACAAGGACGCCACGGATCCGCTGGAACTCAAGGCCAAGGAGAACGACCTCAACTACGTCAAGCTCGACGGTGAGGTCGGCATCATCGGCAACGGCGCGGGCCTGGTCATGTCGACCCTCGACGTGGTCGCCTACGCCGGTGAGAAGCACGGCGGCGTGAAGCCGGCCAACTTCCTCGACATCGGTGGTGGCGCGTCGGCCGAGGTGATGGCCAACGGGCTCGACGTGATCCTGAACGACAGCCAGGTCAAGAGCGTGTTCGTCAACGTCTTCGGTGGCATCACGTCCTGCGACGCGGTCGCCAACGGCATCGTCAAGGCGCTGGAGATCCTCGGCGACGAGGCCAACAAGCCTCTGGTCGTCCGCCTCGACGGCAACAACGTCGACGAGGGCCGTCGCATCCTTGCCGAGGCCAACCACCCGTTGGTCGTGCAGGCAGAAACCATGGACTCCGGGGCCGACAAGGCCGCCGAGCTGGCCAACAAGTAA
- a CDS encoding M23 family metallopeptidase, whose protein sequence is MPQHRLPRSRAALTTPGLSEVTDIIPFDEFGALGDIDDLEFLRDAAFGRDAEVIDAPELDDCHDTDDLTPLRLAVPAEFRAEPTAARRASTRAYRDSHTDVSDGSAKTDVIDMRAHKGQHRKTEVPVKGRLVVAAMAVGATAAGAYTMTKNVPAAPAETVLASDSTTLGDGTVITGSVDGMQIVSVAPASNSTVHAEEITKAAAFAQERAEREARLTKPQFVMPTTGVWTSGFGYRWGVLHAGIDIANAIGTPVLAAADGIVISSGAEGGYGNAVKLRHADGTVTLYGHNSSLLVSVGERVMAGDQIARMGNTGNSTGPHLHFEVHLNGTDRVDPTGWLAKRGLSPGGYVG, encoded by the coding sequence TTGCCTCAGCATCGTCTGCCTCGCTCTCGCGCGGCCCTCACGACGCCCGGGCTCTCTGAAGTCACCGACATCATCCCTTTCGACGAATTCGGGGCGCTCGGCGACATCGACGACCTGGAGTTCCTGCGGGACGCGGCTTTTGGTCGCGACGCGGAAGTGATCGACGCCCCCGAACTCGACGACTGCCACGACACCGACGATCTGACGCCGCTGCGTCTGGCCGTCCCCGCCGAGTTCCGAGCCGAGCCGACGGCCGCGCGACGCGCCTCGACCCGCGCCTACCGCGACAGCCACACCGATGTGAGCGACGGCTCAGCAAAGACTGACGTCATCGACATGCGCGCCCACAAAGGCCAGCACCGCAAGACGGAGGTGCCGGTCAAGGGCCGCCTCGTCGTCGCCGCGATGGCCGTCGGAGCTACCGCCGCCGGCGCGTACACGATGACCAAGAACGTGCCCGCCGCCCCGGCGGAGACCGTGCTCGCCTCCGACTCCACCACGCTCGGCGACGGCACCGTCATCACCGGTTCGGTCGACGGCATGCAGATCGTGTCGGTCGCCCCGGCCTCCAATTCGACCGTGCACGCCGAAGAGATCACCAAGGCGGCCGCGTTCGCCCAGGAACGCGCCGAGCGCGAGGCACGGCTGACCAAGCCGCAGTTCGTGATGCCGACGACCGGGGTGTGGACGTCGGGCTTCGGCTACCGCTGGGGTGTGCTGCACGCCGGCATCGACATCGCCAACGCGATCGGTACGCCCGTGCTGGCCGCCGCGGACGGCATCGTCATCTCCTCGGGCGCCGAGGGCGGGTACGGCAACGCGGTCAAGCTCCGCCACGCCGACGGCACCGTGACCCTCTACGGCCACAACAGTTCGCTGCTGGTCAGCGTCGGCGAGCGGGTGATGGCGGGCGATCAGATCGCCAGGATGGGCAACACCGGAAACTCGACGGGTCCGCACCTGCACTTCGAGGTGCATCTCAACGGCACCGACCGTGTCGACCCGACCGGCTGGCTGGCCAAGCGGGGGCTCTCCCCCGGCGGCTACGTTGGCTGA